The Hippoglossus hippoglossus isolate fHipHip1 chromosome 21, fHipHip1.pri, whole genome shotgun sequence genomic sequence agatgagcttcaattattgttattgtgtattttctgtgacCTGCAAAACTCACACAATCTATACAAATCATCTCCGATTATTCCAAAACAGTACTTTAAGAATAGCTTTTACAGAGAAACTGATTTCTTCGGCAGTTTTCCCATTctcctcagtgtttctgtgagGTTAGCCAAGCTGCTATATCTTTCTCACTGTGTCAATAAAGTGTTAACACAAGCCGAGTTCTAATCCAACTCAGAGCAGAAACAAGCCTACAGGTACTTTATTAACACTGTGCATTCAGTTCAGCCTTGTTAATAATTGTTGTATGACCATGTACAAGAAATTGTACTTGACTTACCTTTGATGTTGAGGATACTAATTTCTCCGAAAAAATTCCCTTCAGTCAGCACAGCGAACTCGGTGACCCCATCATCTGCTACAACTGCAAGTTTTCCCTCTTTGATGATGTACATCTCATGGCCCACATCTCCTTTTCTGCAGACATATTCTCCTGGACTGAACACCTGCGCGAGAGAGGCATTATAAAAGTATATATCCCTGAACAATTCTTTTCTGCGCTAGAGCCAACTTTTCCCTGACCTGAGGTGTTAGCTTAagcaccagctcctccagcagacTTTTCTCACAACTCTTGAAGATGGTGACTTTGGAAAGCGTGGAGAGGTGAACGCTGACAGCGATCTCTGTCCTCAGGTGCAcgggcagctgctgcaggatttCATTCTCTCGCATGATCTTCTTGTTGATGTGCAGATGCTGGTACCAGTTGTCGATACGCTGACGAAGCTCCTTGCTAATGTGATGGCTACGTAGGTATCCCTTCACCTGAAATTAAATTGTGTAATTCATCAATCATCCATCtccaatttattatttttttctgtgtcataTAATATAACAAGACTGTCAGAAAAAAATGGAACAACTTACCAGCTCATGGTTGGGGAAAAATACATTATCACGGTCTCGTAGGCTTGAGATGACATTACCAACGTTGCCAACAATGGATGCAAATACCAGCACAGCAATGAGCAGGTCTGCAATCATAAACAAGTACTCCTCTTCCCTTTTTGGCAGGGGGGTGTCTCCTACTGTGGTGAAAATCTGGGCAGAGAACCAAAAGCAGTAAAAGTATTGACGGCGCATGGAGGCAAACTCTGCATTGGTGATGTTTGGGTAGACCCAACGGTCACTTCCGAAACCAATGTAGTTGGAAAGTGCAAAGTAGAGACAGGCATTCCAGTGGATCAACACAAAGATGTAGATCATGAGCTTGGTGATGCGAAAGGTGTTGGGGTAGGAGGTTCTTGTCTCCATGCGATCCAAGGCCTCGTTGAGTCGTGGCATGCGCAGAAGGCGGTTGATCCTCACCATTGGTGTTTGGATGCCAAAGAGAAAGTAGAGAAAGTCAGTGGGCAGCACGGAAGTCAAGTCCCTCAAGAAATGTTTAGAGTGCAGGTACCGCTTCTTCAGTTGATTTAGATCTATTACCAGGATACCCTGATCCAAGTAACCTAGAGTGGGGAGATAAAGACTTAGTAAGGCCCACAgcacacttcacacactcatgcactGGAATTACCTTTTCAAAGTTTAGATTGGCTCTAACTTTTCAAGAATAGTAAATGTACCTGATCTCTATTTGAAGTTCTGTTCTATTTCAAATATCCAATTAAAAATTAATATTTACCTGTGTGAACAGTGATGACCATGTCAACAATATACATGAGGTCTGACAGATAGTCCAGTGTAAGCCACACAGGCAGGTAGCTCGTTGCAATTCCTGTGAAGCATGTTCTGAGAAAGCCAAAAGACTGAGTTTCAACAAATTATAGGCAACATGCATAGATATATGATATATACCACATCCCATGCTTTTACCTCAAAATAATGATCACCCAGTTGTAGACAATAGGGAAGATCATGACCTGTAGCCAGACATAATAAAACTTTTCTGCCGGATCAACCGCCAACTCTCTCCAACTgcaaaggaaaagaggagagaaggtaGAGCACTTAGAGAAGAGAACTTAATCTGTCACACCCAAGGAAAATGTACATATTGAgatacagaatatatacagaTATAGAATGT encodes the following:
- the cnga4 gene encoding cyclic nucleotide-gated cation channel alpha-4 gives rise to the protein MEKTGDVNVSGNKWLRLVRWHQGKKVNEEGEDGAKDEGKPNIAPDLKLKVNWRELAVDPAEKFYYVWLQVMIFPIVYNWVIIILRTCFTGIATSYLPVWLTLDYLSDLMYIVDMVITVHTGYLDQGILVIDLNQLKKRYLHSKHFLRDLTSVLPTDFLYFLFGIQTPMVRINRLLRMPRLNEALDRMETRTSYPNTFRITKLMIYIFVLIHWNACLYFALSNYIGFGSDRWVYPNITNAEFASMRRQYFYCFWFSAQIFTTVGDTPLPKREEEYLFMIADLLIAVLVFASIVGNVGNVISSLRDRDNVFFPNHELVKGYLRSHHISKELRQRIDNWYQHLHINKKIMRENEILQQLPVHLRTEIAVSVHLSTLSKVTIFKSCEKSLLEELVLKLTPQVFSPGEYVCRKGDVGHEMYIIKEGKLAVVADDGVTEFAVLTEGNFFGEISILNIKGNKSGNRRTANIRSIGYSDLFSLSKEDLTDVLSEFPAAKHHLEEKGRQILTKMGMLEESGEGEQQEEEKVETKIKRLESNLEVLQTKLARLMMELESSSHKMQARVEQLEREVAVLETQLPEDGEEAEIAEGRGAGVGEEVEWEREEAEGEEEEGSDPKVKKLKQTEDSHDVTKEGDGDSTKSTTKDVEKLVEGDKSGLKDPDDKEKTKHDDGDKTREKGDDRPGQGDGAEIRPEEEKEEKSGER